From a single Oreochromis niloticus isolate F11D_XX linkage group LG3, O_niloticus_UMD_NMBU, whole genome shotgun sequence genomic region:
- the ttc29 gene encoding tetratricopeptide repeat protein 29 isoform X1 → MTLASLSSFISGAFRVHLTRFTVTSSWLCLSVDLQAKMNTAVGFLPEININKSKQRRSTYYSRMKQTKESLRARLNPAGPAETLTRKEIALFRSSLKQSICVRLLQEGFHRSYSELVSLLQSDQDWRAMAEPGSLRILAPPLSEQKYKMETISQHLSLAEEAERTGIWSTVCEERLLLGRFFSDPEDLWLRFYFYHSCTDREKGRFSRAATEARACLTELYLDQGDLEEARQQGELCRKQAEDGGWLDSDGRSLKLRACRDLWKIYRELAEALLAAEDHKKALTLLHEGNRRAMESEDKQLKGEAAFQVGLANQRAGDHGTAKKFFNSSMEIFHSLDDTDGLVKAYKALAKSLKSEGYIEEVVACLEKLATMSRSSRLQHRLIDVALCLGNIYFSRSQYVRAGEYCLQGYEVACTTEDVAQLQRAQVLVASAHAHATIGKYGANLTSTSPAPLQRLLDWKVKRGREDLSVEEYYSPAWFKCAIV, encoded by the exons GTTGACCTGCAGGCGAAGATGAACACAGCAGTTGGGTTTCTCCCTGAAATTAATAtcaacaaaagcaaacagaggAGGAGCACTTACTACAG caGGATGAAGCAGACAAAGGAGTCCCTTCGAGCCAGACTGAACCCGGCTGGACCAGCAGAGACTCTGACCAGGAAAGAAATCGCTCT GTTCAGAAGCAGTCTGAAGCAGAGCATCTGTGTGCGGCTGCTGCAGGAAGGCTTCCACAG GTCGTACTCTGAGCTCGTCTCTCTGCTGCAATCTGACCAGGACTGGAGAGCGATGGCTGAACCGGGATCACTCAGGATTCTTGCTCCTCCTCTGTCggaacaaaaatacaaaatggaGACCATCAGCCAGCACCTGAGCTTGGCCGAGGAGGCTGAAAGGAccg GTATCTGGTCCACCGTCTGTGAGGAGCGTCTCCTTTTGGGTCGGTTCTTCTCAGACCCTGAGGACCTCTGGCTCCGCTTCTACTTCTACCACAGCTGTACTGACCGGGAGAAAGGGAGGTTCTCCAGAGCAGCCACCGAGGCCCGGGCCTGCCTGACTGAGCTCTACCTGGATCAAG GTGATCTGGAGGAGGCGAGGCAGCAGGGAGAGCTGTGCCGCAAACAGGCAGAGGATGGCGGCTGGCTGGACTCAGACGGTCGATCCCTGAAGCTCCGGGCCTGCCGGGATCTGTGGAAGATCTACAGAGAACTCGCGGAGGCGCTGCTGGCTGCTGAGGACCACAAGAAGGCCCTGACGCTGCTGCACGAAGGCAACCGCAGGGCCATGGAGT CTGAAGACAAACAGCTGAAGGGGGAGGCGGCTTTCCAAGTAGGTCTAGCCAATCAGAGAGCAGGAGACCACGGCACAGCCAAAAAG ttCTTTAACAGCAGCATGGAGATTTTTCACAGCCTGGACGACACAGATGGACTGGTGAAGGCCTACAAAGCTTTGGCAAAGTCTCTAaagag TGAGGGATACATCGAGGAGGTGGTCGCATGTCTGGAGAAGTTAGCCACCATGTCTCGTAGCAGCAGGCTGCAGCACAGACTGATCGATGTCGCTCTGTGTCTAGGAAACATCTACTTCAGCAGG aGTCAGTATGTGAGAGCTGGTGAGTACTGCCTGCAGGGCTACGAGGTGGCCTGCACCACAGAAgatgtggctcagctgcagcgAGCACAG GTGTTGGTGGCCTCCGCTCACGCCCATGCCACGATTGGAAAATACGGCGCCAACCTGACGTCGACCTCGCCCGCTCCCCTGCAGCGGCTGCTCGACTGGAAAGTGAAACGAGGACGTGAGGACCTCAGTGTGGAGGAGTACTACTCTCCTGCCTGGTTTAAATGTGCCATTGTTTAA
- the slc10a7 gene encoding sodium/bile acid cotransporter 7 isoform X1, protein MGLLARIRKEWFIIGIVLVILSAKLQPSIGVKGGPLKPEVTIAYIAVSLIFFNSGLSLKTEELTSALLHVRLHLFVQCFTLIFFPLAIWLLLKVLALTAIDQWLLRGLQTVSCMPPPVSSAVILTKAVGGNEAAAIFNSAFGSFLGIVVTPLLLLLFLGSSSSVPFSSIFSQLFMTVVVPLILGQVCRRFLREFLERQKPPFGAISSAVLLMIIYTTFCETFSNPSIELDPTSLLLVGLIIFSIQISFMLLTFAFSTRPGSRFSPADTVAIMFCSTHKSLTLGIPMLKIVFEGYEQLSLISVPLLIYHPAQILLGSVLVPTIRSWMTSRQKAVKLSALQPI, encoded by the exons ATGGGCCTCCTGGCGAGGATACGAAAGGAGTGGTTCATCATCGGGATCGTGCTGGTCATCTTATCGGCCAAGCTGCAGCCCAGCATCGGAGTGAAAGGAG gTCCTTTAAAGCCAGAGGTCACCATAGCGTACATCGCCGTCTCGCTCATCTTCTTCAACAGCGGCCTGTCGCTGAAAACGGAG GAGCTGACCAGCGCGCTGCTTCACGTGCGGCTCCACCTCTTTGTTCAGTGCTTCACCCTCATCTTCTTCCCACTCGCCATTTGGCTGCTGCTCAAAGTGCTCGCACTTACCGCCATCGACCAATGGCTGCTCAGAGG GTTACAGACGGTGAGCTGCATGCCCCCTCCAGTCTCTTCTGCCGTTATTCTCACCAAGGCTGTCGGAGGCAACGag GCCGCCGCCATCTTCAACTCTGCTTTTGGAAGCTTCTTG GGAATTGTTGTcactcctctgctgctgctgctcttt ctTGGCTCCTCGTCCTCCGTTCCCTTCTCCTCAATCTTCTCTCAGCTCTTCATGACGGTGGTGGTGCCTCTGATCCTGGGGCAG GTTTGTCGCAGATTCCTCAGGGAGTTTTTGGAAAGGCAAAAGCCCCCGTTCGGCGCCATCAGCAGCGCTGTTCTCCTCATGATCATCTATACCACCTTCTGCGAAACCTTCAGTAACCCCAGCATCGAGCTGGACCCCACCAGCCTGCTGCTGGTCGGCCTTATCA TTTTCTCCATCCAGATCAGCTTCATGCTGCTAACGTTTGCCTTTTCCACCAG GCCAGGCTCCAGGTTCAGCCCCGCGGACACCGTCGCCATCATGTTCTGCTCCACACACAAGTCTCTCACCCTGG GTATCCCCATGTTGAAGATCGTGTTTGAAGGCTACGAGCAGCTCTCTCTGATCTCAGTCCCTCTCCTGATCTACCATCCGGCTCAGATCCTGCTCGGCTCCGTCCTC
- the ttc29 gene encoding tetratricopeptide repeat protein 29 isoform X2 — translation MTLASLSSFISGAFRVHLTRFTVTSSWLCLSVDLQAKMNTAVGFLPEININKSKQRRSTYYRMKQTKESLRARLNPAGPAETLTRKEIALFRSSLKQSICVRLLQEGFHRSYSELVSLLQSDQDWRAMAEPGSLRILAPPLSEQKYKMETISQHLSLAEEAERTGIWSTVCEERLLLGRFFSDPEDLWLRFYFYHSCTDREKGRFSRAATEARACLTELYLDQGDLEEARQQGELCRKQAEDGGWLDSDGRSLKLRACRDLWKIYRELAEALLAAEDHKKALTLLHEGNRRAMESEDKQLKGEAAFQVGLANQRAGDHGTAKKFFNSSMEIFHSLDDTDGLVKAYKALAKSLKSEGYIEEVVACLEKLATMSRSSRLQHRLIDVALCLGNIYFSRSQYVRAGEYCLQGYEVACTTEDVAQLQRAQVLVASAHAHATIGKYGANLTSTSPAPLQRLLDWKVKRGREDLSVEEYYSPAWFKCAIV, via the exons GTTGACCTGCAGGCGAAGATGAACACAGCAGTTGGGTTTCTCCCTGAAATTAATAtcaacaaaagcaaacagaggAGGAGCACTTACTACAG GATGAAGCAGACAAAGGAGTCCCTTCGAGCCAGACTGAACCCGGCTGGACCAGCAGAGACTCTGACCAGGAAAGAAATCGCTCT GTTCAGAAGCAGTCTGAAGCAGAGCATCTGTGTGCGGCTGCTGCAGGAAGGCTTCCACAG GTCGTACTCTGAGCTCGTCTCTCTGCTGCAATCTGACCAGGACTGGAGAGCGATGGCTGAACCGGGATCACTCAGGATTCTTGCTCCTCCTCTGTCggaacaaaaatacaaaatggaGACCATCAGCCAGCACCTGAGCTTGGCCGAGGAGGCTGAAAGGAccg GTATCTGGTCCACCGTCTGTGAGGAGCGTCTCCTTTTGGGTCGGTTCTTCTCAGACCCTGAGGACCTCTGGCTCCGCTTCTACTTCTACCACAGCTGTACTGACCGGGAGAAAGGGAGGTTCTCCAGAGCAGCCACCGAGGCCCGGGCCTGCCTGACTGAGCTCTACCTGGATCAAG GTGATCTGGAGGAGGCGAGGCAGCAGGGAGAGCTGTGCCGCAAACAGGCAGAGGATGGCGGCTGGCTGGACTCAGACGGTCGATCCCTGAAGCTCCGGGCCTGCCGGGATCTGTGGAAGATCTACAGAGAACTCGCGGAGGCGCTGCTGGCTGCTGAGGACCACAAGAAGGCCCTGACGCTGCTGCACGAAGGCAACCGCAGGGCCATGGAGT CTGAAGACAAACAGCTGAAGGGGGAGGCGGCTTTCCAAGTAGGTCTAGCCAATCAGAGAGCAGGAGACCACGGCACAGCCAAAAAG ttCTTTAACAGCAGCATGGAGATTTTTCACAGCCTGGACGACACAGATGGACTGGTGAAGGCCTACAAAGCTTTGGCAAAGTCTCTAaagag TGAGGGATACATCGAGGAGGTGGTCGCATGTCTGGAGAAGTTAGCCACCATGTCTCGTAGCAGCAGGCTGCAGCACAGACTGATCGATGTCGCTCTGTGTCTAGGAAACATCTACTTCAGCAGG aGTCAGTATGTGAGAGCTGGTGAGTACTGCCTGCAGGGCTACGAGGTGGCCTGCACCACAGAAgatgtggctcagctgcagcgAGCACAG GTGTTGGTGGCCTCCGCTCACGCCCATGCCACGATTGGAAAATACGGCGCCAACCTGACGTCGACCTCGCCCGCTCCCCTGCAGCGGCTGCTCGACTGGAAAGTGAAACGAGGACGTGAGGACCTCAGTGTGGAGGAGTACTACTCTCCTGCCTGGTTTAAATGTGCCATTGTTTAA
- the ttc29 gene encoding tetratricopeptide repeat protein 29 isoform X4, whose protein sequence is MNTAVGFLPEININKSKQRRSTYYRMKQTKESLRARLNPAGPAETLTRKEIALFRSSLKQSICVRLLQEGFHRSYSELVSLLQSDQDWRAMAEPGSLRILAPPLSEQKYKMETISQHLSLAEEAERTGIWSTVCEERLLLGRFFSDPEDLWLRFYFYHSCTDREKGRFSRAATEARACLTELYLDQGDLEEARQQGELCRKQAEDGGWLDSDGRSLKLRACRDLWKIYRELAEALLAAEDHKKALTLLHEGNRRAMESEDKQLKGEAAFQVGLANQRAGDHGTAKKFFNSSMEIFHSLDDTDGLVKAYKALAKSLKSEGYIEEVVACLEKLATMSRSSRLQHRLIDVALCLGNIYFSRSQYVRAGEYCLQGYEVACTTEDVAQLQRAQVLVASAHAHATIGKYGANLTSTSPAPLQRLLDWKVKRGREDLSVEEYYSPAWFKCAIV, encoded by the exons ATGAACACAGCAGTTGGGTTTCTCCCTGAAATTAATAtcaacaaaagcaaacagaggAGGAGCACTTACTACAG GATGAAGCAGACAAAGGAGTCCCTTCGAGCCAGACTGAACCCGGCTGGACCAGCAGAGACTCTGACCAGGAAAGAAATCGCTCT GTTCAGAAGCAGTCTGAAGCAGAGCATCTGTGTGCGGCTGCTGCAGGAAGGCTTCCACAG GTCGTACTCTGAGCTCGTCTCTCTGCTGCAATCTGACCAGGACTGGAGAGCGATGGCTGAACCGGGATCACTCAGGATTCTTGCTCCTCCTCTGTCggaacaaaaatacaaaatggaGACCATCAGCCAGCACCTGAGCTTGGCCGAGGAGGCTGAAAGGAccg GTATCTGGTCCACCGTCTGTGAGGAGCGTCTCCTTTTGGGTCGGTTCTTCTCAGACCCTGAGGACCTCTGGCTCCGCTTCTACTTCTACCACAGCTGTACTGACCGGGAGAAAGGGAGGTTCTCCAGAGCAGCCACCGAGGCCCGGGCCTGCCTGACTGAGCTCTACCTGGATCAAG GTGATCTGGAGGAGGCGAGGCAGCAGGGAGAGCTGTGCCGCAAACAGGCAGAGGATGGCGGCTGGCTGGACTCAGACGGTCGATCCCTGAAGCTCCGGGCCTGCCGGGATCTGTGGAAGATCTACAGAGAACTCGCGGAGGCGCTGCTGGCTGCTGAGGACCACAAGAAGGCCCTGACGCTGCTGCACGAAGGCAACCGCAGGGCCATGGAGT CTGAAGACAAACAGCTGAAGGGGGAGGCGGCTTTCCAAGTAGGTCTAGCCAATCAGAGAGCAGGAGACCACGGCACAGCCAAAAAG ttCTTTAACAGCAGCATGGAGATTTTTCACAGCCTGGACGACACAGATGGACTGGTGAAGGCCTACAAAGCTTTGGCAAAGTCTCTAaagag TGAGGGATACATCGAGGAGGTGGTCGCATGTCTGGAGAAGTTAGCCACCATGTCTCGTAGCAGCAGGCTGCAGCACAGACTGATCGATGTCGCTCTGTGTCTAGGAAACATCTACTTCAGCAGG aGTCAGTATGTGAGAGCTGGTGAGTACTGCCTGCAGGGCTACGAGGTGGCCTGCACCACAGAAgatgtggctcagctgcagcgAGCACAG GTGTTGGTGGCCTCCGCTCACGCCCATGCCACGATTGGAAAATACGGCGCCAACCTGACGTCGACCTCGCCCGCTCCCCTGCAGCGGCTGCTCGACTGGAAAGTGAAACGAGGACGTGAGGACCTCAGTGTGGAGGAGTACTACTCTCCTGCCTGGTTTAAATGTGCCATTGTTTAA
- the ttc29 gene encoding tetratricopeptide repeat protein 29 isoform X3 produces the protein MNTAVGFLPEININKSKQRRSTYYSRMKQTKESLRARLNPAGPAETLTRKEIALFRSSLKQSICVRLLQEGFHRSYSELVSLLQSDQDWRAMAEPGSLRILAPPLSEQKYKMETISQHLSLAEEAERTGIWSTVCEERLLLGRFFSDPEDLWLRFYFYHSCTDREKGRFSRAATEARACLTELYLDQGDLEEARQQGELCRKQAEDGGWLDSDGRSLKLRACRDLWKIYRELAEALLAAEDHKKALTLLHEGNRRAMESEDKQLKGEAAFQVGLANQRAGDHGTAKKFFNSSMEIFHSLDDTDGLVKAYKALAKSLKSEGYIEEVVACLEKLATMSRSSRLQHRLIDVALCLGNIYFSRSQYVRAGEYCLQGYEVACTTEDVAQLQRAQVLVASAHAHATIGKYGANLTSTSPAPLQRLLDWKVKRGREDLSVEEYYSPAWFKCAIV, from the exons ATGAACACAGCAGTTGGGTTTCTCCCTGAAATTAATAtcaacaaaagcaaacagaggAGGAGCACTTACTACAG caGGATGAAGCAGACAAAGGAGTCCCTTCGAGCCAGACTGAACCCGGCTGGACCAGCAGAGACTCTGACCAGGAAAGAAATCGCTCT GTTCAGAAGCAGTCTGAAGCAGAGCATCTGTGTGCGGCTGCTGCAGGAAGGCTTCCACAG GTCGTACTCTGAGCTCGTCTCTCTGCTGCAATCTGACCAGGACTGGAGAGCGATGGCTGAACCGGGATCACTCAGGATTCTTGCTCCTCCTCTGTCggaacaaaaatacaaaatggaGACCATCAGCCAGCACCTGAGCTTGGCCGAGGAGGCTGAAAGGAccg GTATCTGGTCCACCGTCTGTGAGGAGCGTCTCCTTTTGGGTCGGTTCTTCTCAGACCCTGAGGACCTCTGGCTCCGCTTCTACTTCTACCACAGCTGTACTGACCGGGAGAAAGGGAGGTTCTCCAGAGCAGCCACCGAGGCCCGGGCCTGCCTGACTGAGCTCTACCTGGATCAAG GTGATCTGGAGGAGGCGAGGCAGCAGGGAGAGCTGTGCCGCAAACAGGCAGAGGATGGCGGCTGGCTGGACTCAGACGGTCGATCCCTGAAGCTCCGGGCCTGCCGGGATCTGTGGAAGATCTACAGAGAACTCGCGGAGGCGCTGCTGGCTGCTGAGGACCACAAGAAGGCCCTGACGCTGCTGCACGAAGGCAACCGCAGGGCCATGGAGT CTGAAGACAAACAGCTGAAGGGGGAGGCGGCTTTCCAAGTAGGTCTAGCCAATCAGAGAGCAGGAGACCACGGCACAGCCAAAAAG ttCTTTAACAGCAGCATGGAGATTTTTCACAGCCTGGACGACACAGATGGACTGGTGAAGGCCTACAAAGCTTTGGCAAAGTCTCTAaagag TGAGGGATACATCGAGGAGGTGGTCGCATGTCTGGAGAAGTTAGCCACCATGTCTCGTAGCAGCAGGCTGCAGCACAGACTGATCGATGTCGCTCTGTGTCTAGGAAACATCTACTTCAGCAGG aGTCAGTATGTGAGAGCTGGTGAGTACTGCCTGCAGGGCTACGAGGTGGCCTGCACCACAGAAgatgtggctcagctgcagcgAGCACAG GTGTTGGTGGCCTCCGCTCACGCCCATGCCACGATTGGAAAATACGGCGCCAACCTGACGTCGACCTCGCCCGCTCCCCTGCAGCGGCTGCTCGACTGGAAAGTGAAACGAGGACGTGAGGACCTCAGTGTGGAGGAGTACTACTCTCCTGCCTGGTTTAAATGTGCCATTGTTTAA
- the slc10a7 gene encoding sodium/bile acid cotransporter 7 isoform X2, protein MGLLARIRKEWFIIGIVLVILSAKLQPSIGVKGGPLKPEVTIAYIAVSLIFFNSGLSLKTEELTSALLHVRLHLFVQCFTLIFFPLAIWLLLKVLALTAIDQWLLRGLQTVSCMPPPVSSAVILTKAVGGNEAAAIFNSAFGSFLGIVVTPLLLLLFLGSSSSVPFSSIFSQLFMTVVVPLILGQVCRRFLREFLERQKPPFGAISSAVLLMIIYTTFCETFSNPSIELDPTSLLLVGLIIFSIQISFMLLTFAFSTRPGSRFSPADTVAIMFCSTHKSLTLGIPMLKIVFEGYEQLSLISVPLLIYHPAQILLGSVLVPTIRSWMTSRQKSSLLLR, encoded by the exons ATGGGCCTCCTGGCGAGGATACGAAAGGAGTGGTTCATCATCGGGATCGTGCTGGTCATCTTATCGGCCAAGCTGCAGCCCAGCATCGGAGTGAAAGGAG gTCCTTTAAAGCCAGAGGTCACCATAGCGTACATCGCCGTCTCGCTCATCTTCTTCAACAGCGGCCTGTCGCTGAAAACGGAG GAGCTGACCAGCGCGCTGCTTCACGTGCGGCTCCACCTCTTTGTTCAGTGCTTCACCCTCATCTTCTTCCCACTCGCCATTTGGCTGCTGCTCAAAGTGCTCGCACTTACCGCCATCGACCAATGGCTGCTCAGAGG GTTACAGACGGTGAGCTGCATGCCCCCTCCAGTCTCTTCTGCCGTTATTCTCACCAAGGCTGTCGGAGGCAACGag GCCGCCGCCATCTTCAACTCTGCTTTTGGAAGCTTCTTG GGAATTGTTGTcactcctctgctgctgctgctcttt ctTGGCTCCTCGTCCTCCGTTCCCTTCTCCTCAATCTTCTCTCAGCTCTTCATGACGGTGGTGGTGCCTCTGATCCTGGGGCAG GTTTGTCGCAGATTCCTCAGGGAGTTTTTGGAAAGGCAAAAGCCCCCGTTCGGCGCCATCAGCAGCGCTGTTCTCCTCATGATCATCTATACCACCTTCTGCGAAACCTTCAGTAACCCCAGCATCGAGCTGGACCCCACCAGCCTGCTGCTGGTCGGCCTTATCA TTTTCTCCATCCAGATCAGCTTCATGCTGCTAACGTTTGCCTTTTCCACCAG GCCAGGCTCCAGGTTCAGCCCCGCGGACACCGTCGCCATCATGTTCTGCTCCACACACAAGTCTCTCACCCTGG GTATCCCCATGTTGAAGATCGTGTTTGAAGGCTACGAGCAGCTCTCTCTGATCTCAGTCCCTCTCCTGATCTACCATCCGGCTCAGATCCTGCTCGGCTCCGTCCTC